The Bradyrhizobium sp. CCBAU 051011 DNA segment CCAGCGGGGTTCTGGTGCTTTGAACCGCCAAGTTCCGATCGCCCCAATGCAATCGTCGTGTTCTATCGCGCGCTAGTGGCGGGTGGCGATACCGCCGGCATCGACATGTTGCGCCAGTCGCTCAATGCGCGCGGGCTCAATTCGGTCTGCCTGTTCGTGACCAGCCTGAAAGACGGACGGTCAGGAGCGTTCTTGCAGACGGCGCTGGCCGCCTATCCGCCTGACATCATCATCAATGCGACGGCGTTTGCGACGGCGACCGCGAACGACGATACCGGCGTGCTGGCTGCATCAGGTTGCCCGATCCTGCAGGTGGCGCAGGCCGGTATATCCCGGGCCGGGTGGGAAGCTTCGACGCGGGGCCTGCCGCCACGGGATCTCGCCATGAATGTCGTGTTGCCCGAAGTCGATGGCCGCATCTTCGCGAACGTCATCGCTTTCAAGGAATGCGTTGAGAGCGTAGGCGAGTTTACGCCAACAGCGTTTCGCCCGCTTCAGGACCGGGTCGATGCAACGGCCGATCTGGCGCTGGCCTGGGTGCGGCTGCGCCGTAAAGCGCCGGCCGAACGCCGGGTAGCGCTGATCCTTGCCAACTATCCGAACCGCGATGGCCGGCTGGCCAACGGCGTCGGCCTGGATACGCCGCAAAGCCTGATCGACGTTCTCGATGCCTTGGGAAGGGCAGGGTACAATACCGCGGAAGCGCCTGTCGACGCGGATGCTATGATGCAACTGCTGCAGCAGGGGCCTACCAATGCGCTCGAGCAGCGCGCCACGCGCGCAAACGGCGTGACATGGTTGCTGGCGGACTATTACGCGGCTTTGGCGGCGTTGCCGGACACTGTAAGGCGCGCAGTTGAAGGGCGATGGGGTAGCGCCGAACAGGATCCGCATGTCGTCGATGGTGCGTTTCGCCTTGGCCTGCATCGCTTTGGCAACGTGATAGTCGGCGTTCAGCCGGCGCGCGGTTACAATATCGATTCGAAAAGCAGCTATCACGATCCGGATCTGACGCCGCCGCATCACTATCTCGTATTCTATTTGTGGATCAGGCGGGTATTCGACGCGCACGCGGTCGTTCATCTCGGCAAGCATGGCAATCTCGAATGGCTTCCGGGCAAGAGCACTGGTCTGTCGCAGGATTGCCTGCCGGAAGCCGTGCTGGGTCGGTTGCCGCATCTCTATCCGTTCATCGTCAACGACCCCGGAGAAGGTATCCAGGCCAAGCGCCGTGCCGGCGCCGTGATCGTCGATCACCTGACGCCGCCCATGACGCGTGCCGAGTTGCACGATGATCTGGCGCGGCTGGAGACGCTGGTCGATGAATTCGCGCTTGCCGCCGATCTCGATCCCAAGCGTGCCAATTCAATTGCGGAGGACATCCTGTCGCTGGCACGGGCCCAACGGTTGGATGCCGACGTAAATGTCACCCGGGACACCCCGACGGCGGAGGCGCTGCGTGCGCTCGATGCGCATTTGTGCGACCTCAAGGAGATGCAGATCCGCGACGGCCTGCATGTGTTCGGTCGCGCGCCTTCCGGGCCGCAACGTGACGACCTCCTGGTATCGATTGCCCGGCTGCCGCGCTCGGATCTGAAAATGCAGGATGCCTCGCTGCATCGCGCACTGGCGAGCGATCTCGGCCTCGGCGATTTCGATCCGCTGACACGCAATCTGGCCGATGAATATGCCGGCGCGCGCCCGAATGAACTCGCCGGGCTTGGGAATGGTCCATGGCGCACGGTTGGCGACACGGTGGAGCGCATCGAAGCGCTGGCGCTGGCCCTGGTCGCCGGCAAGCGCGACATCGATCCCGCATGGACGGCTACGCGTGCGGTGTTGGACTGGATCGACATTGCCTTGCGCCCGGCCATTGACCGCTCCGGGGATGCCGAGATGGAGGCACTCCTTGCTGGGCTCGATGGCCGTTTCATTCGCCCCGGTCCTGCCGGCGCTCCGACGCGTGGGCGGCCCGATGTGCTGCCGACCGGTCGAAATTTCTTTGCTGTCGATGTTCGTGCGGTGCCGACGCCGTCGGCATGGCGCATCGGCCGGCTTTCCGCCGAGCGGCTGGTTGAATCCTATTGGCAGGAAGCCGGCGAGTGGCCGCGTTCGATCGCATTATCGGCCTGGGGTACCTCGAATATGCGCACCGGCGGCGATGACGTCGCCCAGGCGCTGGCGCTGATTGGCGCGCGCCCGCTGTGGGAGGAGATCTCCGGCCGGGTGACCGGTTTTGCGATCACGCCGCTGTCCGAGCTGAAGCGTCCGCGCGTCGATGTCACCTTTCGTGTATCGGGCCTGTTCCGGGACGCGTTTCCGACGCAGATGGACCTCATAGGGTCGGCCATCCGGGCGATTTCTCGGTTGGACGAGCCGGCCGAGGCAAATCCAATTGCCGCGAATGTTCGCGCAAAGAAGCTCGCGCTCGAAGCCGCCGGCCTCGACGGTGCCGCCGCTGAGCGGCAAGCGAGCTACCGCGTCTTCGGCTCAAAGCCCGGCGCATACGGCGCAGGATTGCAGGCGCTGATGGACGAGGGCGGTTGGGACGCGCGATCCGACATCGCCAACGTCTATCTCTCCTGGGGCGGCTACGCCTACGGCGGTGGGACCGAGGGAGAAGCTGCGCGCGACGATTTCGCGGACCAGCTCAAGGACACCGACCTCATCGCGCAAGCGCAAGACAACCGCGAACACGATATTCTCGACTCCGACGACTATTACCAGTTCATGGGAGGCCTCGCGGCCACCGTGCAGACCCTGCGCGGCACCGCGCCGCGCATCGCCCATATCGATACGTCTCGGCCCGAGGCGCCGCTGGCGCGGCCGTTGTCCCATGAAATCTCCCGCGTGGTGCGTGGCCGCGCCGCAAACCCGAAGTGGATTCGCGGTGTGATGCGCCACGGCTACAAGGGCGCTTTCGAAATCGCCGCTACCGTGGACTACCTGTTTGGCTTCGCCGCCTCGACCAATGCCGTCGCCAATCATCATTTTGATCAATTGTTCGCGGCCTACCTCGAGGACGAGGGCGTCCGCGAATTCATGCGCGTATCCAATCCCGCAGCCTTGCATGAAACGGCCGCGTGCTTTGCCGAGGCGATCCGCCGCGGGTTGTGGACGCCACGTTCCAATCGCGCCGGCGATCTGATCGCCGAACTTCTGCCGAACCAGCAACGGGAAATCGCATGAACGACCCTTTAAATGTGCAGAACGATCATGACGCTGAAAACGCGCGCCACAAGGAGAAGGCGCAAAAGCACAAGGCAGCGCGCGACAAGATCATGGCGACCAAAACCGGCGAAAAGGGCTTGCTGATCGTCCATACCGGCGCAGGAAAGGGAAAAACCTCGGCGGCGCTGGGCATGGTCTTTCGCCATATCGGCTACGGCTTTCCCGTGGGTATCGTACAGTTCACCAAATCGCCGGGGTGGAACACCGGCGAAGCGCAGCTTCTGAGGACGTTCCCGGATCTGGTGACGCTCCACATCATGGGAGAGGGCTTCACCTGGCTCACACAGGATCGCGAGCGGGACATCGCGGCCGCCACTGCCGGCTGGGAGCGTGCCAAGGAGATGATCCGTGACGACCGCCATCGCCTGGTGCT contains these protein-coding regions:
- the cobN gene encoding cobaltochelatase subunit CobN is translated as MHLKLDTSGGIDDGDVARDLGQDSADIVVLSAADSDLAAFGIAYAGMPDGFPTVRLTNLLALGHPASVDAFVERTLSEARIVVLRMLGGESYWPHGVESVRSDALRRGSLFACIPGEMDWNASLAARGTLDRDSTYALWRYCTEGGVENAQLALRFAAHLIGRGEAPPQARPMPPAGFWCFEPPSSDRPNAIVVFYRALVAGGDTAGIDMLRQSLNARGLNSVCLFVTSLKDGRSGAFLQTALAAYPPDIIINATAFATATANDDTGVLAASGCPILQVAQAGISRAGWEASTRGLPPRDLAMNVVLPEVDGRIFANVIAFKECVESVGEFTPTAFRPLQDRVDATADLALAWVRLRRKAPAERRVALILANYPNRDGRLANGVGLDTPQSLIDVLDALGRAGYNTAEAPVDADAMMQLLQQGPTNALEQRATRANGVTWLLADYYAALAALPDTVRRAVEGRWGSAEQDPHVVDGAFRLGLHRFGNVIVGVQPARGYNIDSKSSYHDPDLTPPHHYLVFYLWIRRVFDAHAVVHLGKHGNLEWLPGKSTGLSQDCLPEAVLGRLPHLYPFIVNDPGEGIQAKRRAGAVIVDHLTPPMTRAELHDDLARLETLVDEFALAADLDPKRANSIAEDILSLARAQRLDADVNVTRDTPTAEALRALDAHLCDLKEMQIRDGLHVFGRAPSGPQRDDLLVSIARLPRSDLKMQDASLHRALASDLGLGDFDPLTRNLADEYAGARPNELAGLGNGPWRTVGDTVERIEALALALVAGKRDIDPAWTATRAVLDWIDIALRPAIDRSGDAEMEALLAGLDGRFIRPGPAGAPTRGRPDVLPTGRNFFAVDVRAVPTPSAWRIGRLSAERLVESYWQEAGEWPRSIALSAWGTSNMRTGGDDVAQALALIGARPLWEEISGRVTGFAITPLSELKRPRVDVTFRVSGLFRDAFPTQMDLIGSAIRAISRLDEPAEANPIAANVRAKKLALEAAGLDGAAAERQASYRVFGSKPGAYGAGLQALMDEGGWDARSDIANVYLSWGGYAYGGGTEGEAARDDFADQLKDTDLIAQAQDNREHDILDSDDYYQFMGGLAATVQTLRGTAPRIAHIDTSRPEAPLARPLSHEISRVVRGRAANPKWIRGVMRHGYKGAFEIAATVDYLFGFAASTNAVANHHFDQLFAAYLEDEGVREFMRVSNPAALHETAACFAEAIRRGLWTPRSNRAGDLIAELLPNQQREIA
- the cobO gene encoding cob(I)yrinic acid a,c-diamide adenosyltransferase → MNDPLNVQNDHDAENARHKEKAQKHKAARDKIMATKTGEKGLLIVHTGAGKGKTSAALGMVFRHIGYGFPVGIVQFTKSPGWNTGEAQLLRTFPDLVTLHIMGEGFTWLTQDRERDIAAATAGWERAKEMIRDDRHRLVLLDELNIVLRYDYLDLESVLKFLRDEKPADKHVVITGRNAKPALIEMADLVTEMTLVKHPFRAGIKGQKGIEF